A region from the Cydia amplana chromosome 7, ilCydAmpl1.1, whole genome shotgun sequence genome encodes:
- the LOC134649785 gene encoding uncharacterized protein LOC134649785, producing the protein MKVLAIILSGLVLQTSASFFDELRGAVSSVESSFGKLLNDVIYDVKETIDCTLMAVEQAMALGVFRDPSEYDARCRGTEAIEQTPPPSPPVVVATDPPPPAPETRYMAIPLTKTEHRQVDSSNVDQVLSDVLIKEDTNAQLETVKLALINETERLTEISELLRKQLDELSAEVKEKFKAIELQTSEPSVESIWNDIKLLHEIEHRHKNTDDAKKISRVLDQILSILDANEEDRSAADDNKIHAIMRKLSKQTKGHSDNWTDLKNYPKDFCEYAKRVFDENRSTSPPDDTTKKPEPEEVTESDAGKIGEKDDQTKKTDETDKKHDQTKKIHKVVKKDDQTEKPQEVTTVKSKSKRRKLKRTTTTTTTERPLTVEELAAQYGSLFDVMPDIDSIEHQKALENTKRIIQDYALNDAVMNSLAQIDSSKDARDLFDDPDVLKDFKE; encoded by the exons ATGAAGGTGCTTGCGATCATCTTGTCGGGATTAGTGTTGCAG ACATCTGCGTCATTCTTCGACGAACTGCGTGGCGCGGTGTCCTCAGTGGAGAGTAGCTTCGGGAAACTTCTGAATGACGTCATATACGACgtcaaagaaactattgactgCACTCTCATGGCAGTTGAGCAGGCGATGGCTTTAGGTGTGTTTAGAGATCCTTCGGAATATGATGCACGGTGCCGAGGTACTGAGGCGATCGAACAGACACCACCACCATCACCACCAGTTGTAGTAGCCACTGACCCTCCACCACCTGCCCCAGAAACCCGCTACATGGCCATCCCTCTTACGAAGACGGAACATAGACAAGTCGACTCCTCAAACGTAGACCAAGTTCTAAGCGATGTCCTAATAAAAGAAGACACTAACGCTCAACTTGAAACTGTTAAATTGGCTCTTATTAACGAAACCGAACGATTAACTGAAATAAGTGAACTGCTAAGGAAACAACTTGATGAACTCTCGGCAGAAGTGAAAGAAAAGTTTAAAGCGATTGAACTGCAGACGTCAGAACCGTCTGTTGAGAGCATTTGGAACGACATTAAATTGTTGCACGAAATAGAACATAGACATAAGAATACAGACGATGCTAAGAAAATCAGCCGTGTTCTTGACCAGATCTTAAGTATACTCGATGCGAATGAGGAAGATCGCTCGGCCGCAGACGATAACAAAATACATGCAATTATGCGCAAACTTAGCAAGCAAACGAAAGGACACAGTGACAACTGGACGGACCTCAAAAATTATCCTAAAGATTTTTGCGAATACGCCAAAAGAGTATTTGATGAAAATAGATCGACTTCACCACCTGATGACACAACTAAGAAACCTGAACCTGAAGAAGTTACTGAGAGTGATGCTGGGAAAATAGGCGAAAAGGATGACCAAACTAAAAAAACAGATGAAACAGACAAAAAGCATGATCAAACTAAAAAGATACATAAAGTTGTCAAAAAAGATGACCAAACTGAAAAACCACAAGAAGTTACCACAGTTAAATCTAAAAGTAAAAGGAGAAAACTAAAAAGAACcacaactactactactactgaaAGACCATTAACCGTTGAGGAGTTGGCAGCTCAATACGGTTCGCTATTTGATGTGATGCCAGATATCGATAGTATAGAGCACCAGAAAGCGCTTGAAAATACGAAGAGAATAATACAAGATTACGCTCTGAATGACGCAGTCATGAACAGTTTAGCCCAAATCGATTCGAGCAAAGATGCTCGTGATCTTTTTGATGACCCTGACGTGCTAAAGGATTTTAAGGAATAA